A single genomic interval of Terriglobales bacterium harbors:
- a CDS encoding PAS domain S-box protein: protein MQEETELKHSEEGLRASELRYRRLFEAAQDGILILDAQTGRITDVNPFLINLLGYSYDEFVGMPLWEIGPFKDTKESKLAFLELQEKEYIRYESLPLETKDGRSVAVEFVSNVYGSNGTRVIQCNIRDITKRKQAEDARRRSDEKTRRFFEANPAGSYVASPDGKLTTCNSAFARMLGFASVEEAMKVDLVSLYPDHASREAFLELLREKGRLEYNEAELRRQDGTLVHAVEGAAGTFDERGELAEIYGCLMDASERRQTEELRKAQKKKPLFHLKTYLSKAGPGRTIVYAPEKQVLFEQGKRINAVFYIQAGAVKLTVDSQGKESTIALLGPGNFAGKECIAADRPRSTASARTLTDCTILKIERNEMLRAIQNEKTFAGFFLDYLLARITGYQEVIMDHLLSSTEKRLARTLLLLGTFGNGGKPEAVIPKISQEILAEMVGATRSRINFFMNRFRKLGFVAYKGQSSITIRTAKLSRFVMA, encoded by the coding sequence ATGCAGGAAGAGACGGAACTCAAGCACTCCGAAGAGGGGTTACGAGCTTCGGAGCTGAGATATCGTCGACTGTTCGAAGCCGCCCAAGATGGCATCCTGATTCTCGATGCGCAGACAGGACGGATAACAGACGTTAACCCATTCCTGATTAATTTGCTGGGCTACTCTTATGACGAGTTTGTTGGGATGCCGCTTTGGGAGATTGGGCCGTTCAAAGACACGAAGGAAAGCAAGCTGGCTTTTCTGGAGTTGCAAGAAAAAGAATATATCCGCTATGAGTCTCTCCCGCTTGAAACCAAAGACGGCCGCTCCGTTGCCGTGGAATTTGTCAGCAATGTCTATGGATCGAATGGCACGAGGGTTATCCAATGCAACATTCGTGACATCACCAAGCGCAAGCAAGCGGAGGATGCGCGGCGCCGAAGCGACGAGAAAACCCGGCGCTTTTTTGAGGCGAATCCGGCGGGCAGCTACGTCGCAAGCCCCGATGGAAAGTTGACCACATGCAATTCAGCCTTCGCGCGCATGCTCGGTTTTGCCTCGGTGGAAGAGGCGATGAAAGTTGATCTGGTCTCGCTCTATCCCGACCACGCGTCGCGAGAGGCATTCCTGGAGCTCCTCAGGGAGAAGGGGCGGCTCGAATACAACGAGGCTGAACTCCGGCGCCAGGACGGAACCTTGGTCCACGCGGTGGAGGGCGCCGCCGGAACCTTCGACGAACGCGGCGAGCTGGCCGAGATCTATGGCTGCCTCATGGACGCCAGCGAGCGGAGGCAGACAGAGGAGTTGCGCAAGGCTCAGAAGAAAAAACCGCTCTTTCACCTCAAGACTTATCTCTCCAAAGCCGGCCCGGGCAGGACGATTGTGTATGCCCCGGAAAAACAGGTGCTCTTTGAGCAAGGCAAACGGATTAATGCTGTCTTCTATATCCAGGCGGGCGCGGTGAAGCTCACCGTAGACTCTCAGGGCAAAGAAAGCACAATTGCCCTGCTCGGCCCGGGGAATTTTGCAGGCAAGGAATGCATAGCGGCAGATCGGCCCCGGAGCACTGCGTCAGCCAGGACGCTTACAGATTGCACAATACTCAAGATTGAGCGAAACGAGATGTTGCGTGCGATCCAAAATGAAAAGACTTTTGCGGGATTCTTTCTCGACTACTTACTGGCCCGCATCACGGGATACCAAGAAGTCATAATGGATCACCTTCTCAGTTCCACTGAAAAACGGCTGGCCCGAACCCTTCTGTTACTAGGTACTTTCGGCAACGGAGGCAAACCCGAGGCAGTGATCCCCAAGATCAGTCAGGAGATTTTGGCGGAAATGGTTGGCGCAACCCGATCCCGAATCAACTTTTTTATGAATCGCTTCCGGAAACTGGGCTTCGTTGCCTACAAAGGGCAAAGCTCTATCACCATCCGTACCGCAAAGTTGTCGAGGTTCGTAATGGCTTGA
- a CDS encoding response regulator, which yields MSDASKRRILVVDDDPSIRTTVAMLLADKGYEVSTAEDGFDALLEMKSRVPALIVSDLNLPQMSGFEFLSVVRRRFPQVLVVAMSGAYQAGDAVPGGVIADAFYAKGTNSPHTLPQLVAGLLRTSAARAIAHSRESAPVWVPQNGKDARGIPYIVLTCTECLRSFPLNVSSEVNGTVMETPCIFCLTGVRYIIDFSLSVASPKKKTEILVEKAAGSSTRRGEGSALHH from the coding sequence ATGTCTGACGCTTCAAAACGCCGCATCCTGGTCGTCGATGACGACCCGAGTATTCGCACGACCGTCGCGATGCTGCTGGCGGATAAAGGATACGAAGTTTCTACCGCGGAAGACGGTTTCGATGCGCTTTTAGAAATGAAAAGTAGGGTTCCTGCACTCATCGTTTCCGATCTGAACCTGCCGCAAATGTCGGGATTCGAGTTTCTCTCCGTGGTTCGCCGTCGCTTTCCCCAAGTGTTGGTTGTCGCCATGAGTGGCGCGTATCAGGCTGGGGATGCAGTGCCCGGAGGAGTGATCGCCGATGCTTTCTACGCTAAAGGCACCAACAGTCCGCACACACTGCCGCAACTGGTTGCCGGCTTACTTCGAACTTCGGCTGCGCGGGCCATCGCGCATAGCAGGGAGTCCGCTCCCGTGTGGGTTCCTCAAAACGGCAAGGACGCCAGAGGCATACCGTATATCGTGCTGACGTGCACCGAGTGTTTGCGCTCATTTCCGCTAAACGTGTCGTCAGAGGTTAACGGGACCGTGATGGAAACGCCCTGCATCTTCTGCCTCACTGGAGTGCGATACATCATTGATTTTTCGCTTTCAGTAGCTTCCCCTAAGAAAAAGACGGAGATACTGGTGGAAAAGGCGGCAGGATCGTCTACGCGTCGTGGGGAGGGCAGTGCGCTACATCATTGA